A genomic window from Prunus persica cultivar Lovell chromosome G2, Prunus_persica_NCBIv2, whole genome shotgun sequence includes:
- the LOC18787306 gene encoding chitinase 2: MMEYIGASGIPIKFDSVPIEDEIDFNFILGFAIDADASGNPQNGTFSPYWETTLTPKSVAAIKKSHPNVKVLASLSGWSLGQTVLRWYNPTDPNLWISNAVSSLGSIITTYHLDGIDIDYENFPNQKSSNSSSSFAFCIGELITRLKKQRLISVASIAPFYSTAAPYVQLFNGYGDVIDYVNHQFYTDKVNTPKGYLDAYTFRAKQFGKDKLLPSYEVNGRGIQGNAFFDALSLLEKNGFEINGVMIFSADAASTNNFYYERKSQAFLLNSTNNN, encoded by the coding sequence ATGATGGAGTACATTGGAGCCTCAGGAATTCCAATAAAATTTGACTCTGTACCAATTGAAGATGAAATTGACTTCAATTTCATACTCGGCTTTGCAATTGATGCAGATGCATCAGGCAATCCACAAAATGGGACATTCTCACCATACTGGGAGACTACATTAACCCCAAAATCTGTTGCGGCCATAAAGAAAAGCCACCCTAACGTAAAAGTCTTGGCAAGCCTCTCAGGTTGGAGCTTAGGCCAAACAGTCCTTCGTTGGTACAATCCAACAGACCCCAACTTATGGATATCCAATGCTGTCTCATCTCTTGGTTCCATAATCACCACTTACCATCTTGATGGCATTGACATAGACTACGAAAATTTCCCGAACCAGAAGAGCAGTAACTCATCAAGTTCTTTCGCTTTTTGCATCGGCGAGCTCATCACCCGTCTGAAAAAACAAAGGCTCATCTCAGTAGCTAGCATTGCTCCATTTTATAGTACGGCTGCGCCATATGTTCAACTTTTTAATGGTTATGGAGATGTTATAGACTATGTCAACCACCAGTTCTACACTGACAAGGTTAACACCCCAAAAGGGTATTTAGATGCCTACACATTTCGGGCCAAGCAATTTGGAAAGGATAAGTTGTTGCCTAGCTATGAAGTAAATGGAAGAGGGATTCAGGGGAATGCATTTTTTGATGCTTTGAGTCTGTTGGAGAAAAATGGCTTTGAAATTAATGGGGTCATGATCTTCTCAGCTGATGCTGCATCTACCAACAACTTTTACTATGAGAGAAAATCACAAGCTTTCTTGCTTAATTCtactaataataattaa
- the LOC18787475 gene encoding peptidyl-prolyl cis-trans isomerase CYP22 has protein sequence MASSGGNAGGGGGGGVEWHVRPPNPKNPVVFFDITIGTIPAGRIKMELFADIAPKTAENFRQFCTGEYRKAGLPVGYKGCQFHRVIKDFMIQAGDFLKGDGSGCASIYGHQFDDETFDAKHTGPGLLSMANSGPNTNGCQFFITCSKCDWLDNKHVVFGRVLGDGLLVVRKIENVATGPNNRPKLACVIAECGEM, from the exons ATGGCATCAAGTGGAGGGAAcgcaggaggaggaggaggaggaggagtggAGTGGCACGTGCGGCCTCCGAACCCTAAGAACCCAGTCGTCTTCTTCGACATTACCATCGGTACCATTCCCGCTGGTCGAATCAAGATGGAGCTTTTCGCTGATATTGCCCCTAAAACCGCCGAAAATTTCAG GCAGTTCTGCACTGGCGAGTACAG AAAAGCTGGATTGCCAGTTGGGTACAAGGGATGCCAGTTCCACAGGGTCATTAAGGATTTTATGATTCAAGCTGGTGATTTTCTCAAG GGTGATGGTAGTGGATGTGCTTCCATTTATGGACATCAGTTCGATGATGAGACTTTTGACGCCAAACACACTGGTCCTGGCCTTTTGTCAATG GCAAATAGTGGACCAAATACCAATGGGTGCCAG TTCTTTATCACTTGCTCGAAATGTGACTGGCTTGACAATAAGCATGTTGTGTTCGGG AGAGTACTTGGAGATGGCCTTTTGGTGGTTAGGAAGATTGAGAATGTGGCTACAGGACCCAACAATCGCCCCAAACTAGCTTGTGTAATTGCTGAATGTGGGGAGATGTAA